Part of the Actinomycetota bacterium genome is shown below.
GGATCGAGAGGCGGGGGCGGCGTCCAGCTCATCGAGAGGAGCTGCCCGATATCCGGCCGTTCGGCACTCCCCCGGCGGTGCCCGCCCGGGACAACGGTCGGCTCAGGGTGAGCGGCCCGTCAGGCTGAGCCAGACCTCCCAGTCCCCGGCGCCGGGTGGCAGCGGAGGCGGGGGCGCGTAGAAGCCGCGCTCCCGGCCCCACTCCAGCAGTGGTTGCAGGGTCATCAGGTGGGCTACCAGCTCCGGGTCCGGGGCGGCGACGACCTCCAGGGTGCGGGCCAGGTCCCAGCCGTGGGCGGCATAGTCGACGGTGCGCATGCCCAGGAGATGGGCTCCCGTCCGCTCGCCGGCCCGGTGCTGGATCACCCGGTCGAGCGCCCCCGGTTCAGCGAACGTCGCAGCCACCTGCGCCCGGCTGCGCCGGAACGCACGCACGGGGTCGTCGCCGACGTGATCCTCGGCGCGGGAGGCGGCCAGGTCCTCCGGGCCCGCCCCGTGCAGCATGAGCGCGTAGCGATAGTCGCCGCCGATGACGTGGTTGAGGAGGGCCCGCACGTCCCACTCGGGACAGGGCGTGACCAACGTCCAGTGCGCAGGACCCACCCTGTCCAGATGGGCCGCCAAGAAGTTCCCGGCGGCGTAGAGGGCGGCGAAGCGGTCCATAGTGCACTCCGTTATCGCGGTTGGGTTCCCTTAGTCGCACTCGGAAGTTTCCATTCCCCCGCTGGAACCATTCTGTGCCCCCTTGTGCGTGGATCGCCCTGGTTGAAGGCCTCCCACCAGCGCCGTCCCCCGGCAGCCACCTCCGTGAGGTCCCGGGGCCTCCAGTCATAGTCGAACGCCGCAAGTCTCTGGAACCAGATGCGCAGGTCCAGATGGCGAAGCGGACCGCCCAGGCTCTCCTGGAACAGGTCGAGGACGTGGAGGCCTTCGCATGCTCCGAGGTGCACGTCGAGGCTGAACCGGCCTCGCCAGTGGTCCCAGCTGCTGCGGCTGTCGAGGAATTCCCAGCCGTAGATCGGCTGCCCCCCAAAGCTGGAGACCACGTCGCCCAATTGATCGAGCTCGAGGGGCTCCGCTGGAGCGCCTTCGTCGTTCCAGTGGCCTGGCCGGAGGGAGGCCGCCACCCGGGCGACGCCGGAGAGCAGCAGGAGCAACCGCGGGTCCTCCGGCTCCGGGCCGGCCTCGGGCAGAGTCAGGACACTGAGGAGAACTGCGGCCTCCCCCCGGTCTGCCCTCACCGTGACATCGTGAAGCCTGCTCTCGTTCATCGCGACGTTGAGGTCGGCCAGGAGCCGCGGGGTCAGCTCGGTACCCATTGGCTCATCTTCGCACCGGGAAGGCCTCCGCTGTCCCTTGCGGGTCACCTACGTACCCGGTAGCGGATATGGGTCGCCTCCGGCGTGTCGATCACCCGGGCGATCTCCAGCTCGATGCGCGACGGCAGAACGTCGAACATCCTGCGGCCACTGCCAAACAGCACCGGGACATGGGAGATCAGCAGCTCGTCCAGCACCCCGGCCTCCAAAGCCCGCTGCGCTGTGTACGCCCCGTGCACCAGCACATCCCGGTCCCCGGCCGCAGCCTTGGCCTGCGCCATCGCGCTCCCGATCCCATCGAGCACGTAGGTGACCAGCGGGTAGCCCGCCACCGAGGGCCCGGGGGGCCGGTGGCTGGGCACGAAGATCGGGACCCCGTGGTGGTTGCCTTCCCAGTGGTCCACTTGCTCGACGGTCCGCCGACCGGCAAGCACTGCACCGCAGGTATTGACCCAGTCGATCAGCTCCCCCGCCGGCCCGGAGGGCCGGAAGATCTCGTCGTCGCCGTTCACGAACCACTCATG
Proteins encoded:
- a CDS encoding TIGR03086 family metal-binding protein, yielding MDRFAALYAAGNFLAAHLDRVGPAHWTLVTPCPEWDVRALLNHVIGGDYRYALMLHGAGPEDLAASRAEDHVGDDPVRAFRRSRAQVAATFAEPGALDRVIQHRAGERTGAHLLGMRTVDYAAHGWDLARTLEVVAAPDPELVAHLMTLQPLLEWGRERGFYAPPPPLPPGAGDWEVWLSLTGRSP
- a CDS encoding dihydrofolate reductase family protein gives rise to the protein MATSVLYMAMSLDGYIAGPNDAPGNPGGDGFGRLHEWFVNGDDEIFRPSGPAGELIDWVNTCGAVLAGRRTVEQVDHWEGNHHGVPIFVPSHRPPGPSVAGYPLVTYVLDGIGSAMAQAKAAAGDRDVLVHGAYTAQRALEAGVLDELLISHVPVLFGSGRRMFDVLPSRIELEIARVIDTPEATHIRYRVRR